The following are from one region of the Phycisphaerales bacterium genome:
- a CDS encoding methylenetetrahydrofolate reductase produces MPSTKPNKPETSGAGSNGAPPASPNASPVTPSEHIADIFKRDGTTASFEFFPPKNADAAEKLYEAISELVPLRPSFVSVTYGAGGSTRELTRELVLRIRRETPLHPIPHMTGVCHTPDEVEGMLEGYARAGVRNIMALGGDPPLDGGSPSGRREGEDPFAHFRFGADVVRAIRTYSDTHLGKDRAFGIGVGGYPEGHAATPNRLKEMDHLKAKVDAGADFIITQLFFDNHDFYDFRERCELAGIRIPIIAGIMPITSTKGMGKMAELAAGSRFPAPLLRALRRAGDEPDLVRRVGLHWATEQCRDLLDHKVAGLHLYTLNKSTATREIYRTLGVKDSRALS; encoded by the coding sequence GTGCCTAGTACAAAGCCGAACAAGCCAGAAACATCCGGAGCGGGCTCAAACGGCGCGCCTCCGGCCTCGCCCAACGCCAGCCCCGTCACGCCCAGCGAGCACATCGCCGACATCTTCAAGCGTGACGGCACCACGGCGAGCTTCGAGTTCTTCCCGCCCAAGAACGCCGACGCGGCCGAGAAGCTGTACGAGGCCATCAGCGAACTGGTGCCGCTGCGCCCGAGCTTCGTCTCGGTGACCTACGGCGCGGGCGGCTCGACCCGTGAGCTCACGAGGGAACTCGTCCTGCGCATCCGGCGCGAGACGCCCCTGCACCCCATCCCCCACATGACCGGCGTGTGCCACACGCCCGATGAGGTGGAGGGCATGCTCGAGGGCTACGCCCGCGCTGGGGTGCGCAACATCATGGCGCTGGGCGGCGATCCACCGCTGGACGGCGGTTCGCCAAGCGGCCGCAGGGAAGGCGAGGATCCCTTCGCGCATTTCCGTTTTGGCGCCGACGTGGTGCGCGCCATCCGCACCTACAGCGACACGCACCTGGGCAAGGACCGCGCCTTTGGCATCGGCGTGGGCGGCTACCCCGAGGGCCACGCCGCCACGCCCAACCGCCTGAAGGAGATGGACCACCTGAAGGCCAAGGTCGACGCGGGGGCGGACTTCATCATCACCCAGTTGTTCTTCGATAACCACGACTTCTACGACTTCCGCGAGCGGTGCGAACTGGCGGGCATCCGCATCCCGATCATCGCGGGCATCATGCCCATCACCAGCACCAAGGGCATGGGCAAGATGGCCGAGCTGGCCGCGGGCAGCCGCTTCCCCGCCCCGCTTCTGCGCGCCCTGCGCCGCGCGGGCGACGAGCCCGATCTGGTCCGGCGCGTGGGCCTGCACTGGGCGACCGAGCAGTGCCGCGACCTGCTGGACCACAAGGTGGCCGGGTTGCACCTGTACACGCTCAACAAGAGCACGGCCACGCGCGAGATCTATCGCACGCTGGGCGTGAAGGACTCGCGGGCGCTGTCGTGA
- the nrdR gene encoding transcriptional regulator NrdR, which yields MICPYCSHNDDKVIDSRPAESGRAIRRRRACLNCDRRFTTYERVEQQARLVVVKRDGSRVPFDPDTVLRGIQAACGKRPIPEDAKAGVVEAVEDELHQAYEREVESSVIGELVMAKLREVDEVAYIRFASEYHQFMSVTELQRELDQLKTRPREVKDQRVLFDPEEDGRAPGR from the coding sequence ATGATCTGCCCATACTGCAGCCATAACGACGACAAGGTCATCGACTCGCGGCCGGCCGAGAGCGGGCGGGCGATCCGGCGGCGGCGGGCGTGCCTGAACTGCGACCGCAGGTTCACCACCTATGAACGCGTCGAGCAGCAGGCGCGGCTCGTTGTCGTCAAGCGCGATGGCAGCCGGGTGCCGTTCGACCCCGACACGGTCTTGCGGGGCATCCAGGCGGCGTGCGGCAAGCGGCCCATTCCCGAGGACGCCAAGGCGGGCGTGGTCGAGGCGGTGGAGGACGAGCTGCACCAGGCGTACGAGCGCGAGGTGGAGAGCAGCGTCATCGGCGAGCTGGTGATGGCCAAGCTGCGCGAGGTCGACGAGGTCGCCTACATCCGCTTCGCCAGCGAGTACCACCAGTTCATGAGCGTGACCGAGCTGCAGCGCGAACTGGACCAGCTCAAGACCCGGCCGAGAGAAGTCAAGGACCAGCGGGTGCTGTTCGACCCCGAGGAAGACGGCCGGGCGCCGGGTCGCTGA
- a CDS encoding DNA-3-methyladenine glycosylase — MTREQLSVAADAAARTLLGWLLCRRLEDGAVLTGRIVETEAYLGAADEAAHTYQGRRTERNESMYGPPGTCYVYFTYGMHWCMNVACASEGDPQAVLLRAIEPVAGAEHMDALRRSNPKAARALPAAKLGAGPARLCAAMGIDRRHNGLDLFEPAAEGPALWLAPGEAPQGVACGPRIGIDRVGEPWRSAPLRFGVASSASLSRRFP; from the coding sequence GTGACGCGCGAGCAATTGAGCGTGGCCGCCGATGCCGCGGCACGCACGCTGCTCGGCTGGTTGCTTTGCCGACGCCTGGAAGACGGGGCCGTGCTCACCGGCCGCATCGTCGAGACCGAGGCCTACCTGGGCGCGGCCGACGAGGCGGCCCATACCTACCAGGGCCGGCGGACCGAGCGCAACGAATCGATGTATGGCCCGCCCGGCACGTGCTACGTCTACTTCACCTATGGCATGCACTGGTGCATGAACGTGGCGTGCGCGAGCGAGGGCGACCCGCAGGCGGTGTTGCTGCGTGCGATCGAGCCGGTCGCGGGCGCCGAGCACATGGACGCGTTGCGGCGCTCGAATCCCAAGGCGGCGCGGGCGCTGCCGGCGGCCAAGCTCGGGGCCGGGCCGGCGCGCCTGTGCGCGGCGATGGGCATCGATCGGCGGCACAACGGCCTGGACCTGTTCGAGCCGGCGGCCGAGGGGCCGGCGCTCTGGCTGGCCCCCGGCGAGGCGCCTCAGGGCGTGGCGTGCGGGCCGCGGATCGGCATCGACCGAGTGGGCGAACCGTGGCGGTCGGCGCCGCTGCGCTTCGGGGTGGCGAGCAGCGCATCGCTGAGCCGGCGGTTTCCGTAG
- the mgtE gene encoding magnesium transporter, with amino-acid sequence MSNTTPDPTNDPTTDTTTDTTSGPTTLLEPEVAADAESQAPEEAVLDEAVDRGDGGVCAQWLESASTEQTVHAVSAMDKHEQARLLALLPADTAAEVCEALPRVQAAGALGALGAVDHEKAAEILEEMTSDDRADLVAAIDEDEAHTILAAMPADVADETRRLASYDEDAAGGLMLTEFLAFDDSMTVRDVLGDMEQNAERYRDYNIQYSYVVDSGGALRGVIPIRRLLMARRTTPVAEIMVKDPVRVADTTEFDALRGVFDDHGFLALPVVDGQQRLLGVVERAAVSEAAREDADDMYRASQGIVGGEELRSMPLSLRSRRRLAWLSINIVLNIIAASVIAFHQDTLEAVIALAVFLPIISDMSGCSGNQAVAVSMRELTLGVARPRDIFRVLMKECSVGIINGFVLGILIGAVAFLWKGNLALSLVVGSALAANTLIAVCIGGGVPLLLKGFKTDPALASGPILTTITDMCGFLIVLTLASASMAYLAPAQAEDGAGVGAGAGAGKADAPYSQQDGDAPSTPEGTPP; translated from the coding sequence ATGTCGAACACGACGCCCGATCCGACGAACGACCCCACGACCGACACAACGACCGACACAACGTCCGGCCCGACGACCCTGCTCGAGCCCGAAGTCGCGGCCGACGCCGAGAGCCAGGCGCCCGAGGAGGCCGTGCTCGACGAGGCGGTCGACCGCGGCGACGGCGGCGTGTGCGCCCAGTGGCTCGAGAGCGCCAGCACCGAGCAGACCGTCCACGCCGTCAGCGCGATGGATAAGCACGAGCAGGCCCGGCTGCTGGCGCTGCTGCCCGCCGACACCGCCGCCGAGGTGTGCGAGGCCCTGCCCCGCGTGCAGGCCGCCGGCGCGCTGGGGGCCCTGGGCGCGGTCGACCACGAGAAGGCCGCCGAGATCCTCGAAGAAATGACCAGCGACGACCGGGCCGACCTGGTCGCCGCCATCGACGAGGACGAGGCGCACACCATCCTGGCGGCCATGCCCGCCGACGTGGCCGACGAGACGCGGCGGCTGGCCAGCTACGACGAGGACGCCGCCGGCGGGCTGATGCTCACCGAGTTTCTGGCCTTCGACGACTCGATGACCGTGCGCGACGTGCTGGGCGACATGGAGCAGAACGCCGAGCGCTACCGCGACTACAACATCCAGTACTCGTACGTGGTCGACTCGGGCGGCGCGCTCCGGGGCGTCATCCCCATCCGGCGGCTGCTGATGGCGCGTCGCACGACGCCGGTGGCCGAGATCATGGTCAAGGACCCGGTGCGCGTCGCCGACACGACCGAGTTCGACGCGCTGCGGGGGGTCTTTGACGACCACGGCTTTCTGGCCCTGCCGGTGGTCGATGGGCAGCAGCGGCTGCTGGGCGTGGTGGAGCGCGCGGCGGTGAGCGAGGCGGCTCGCGAGGACGCCGACGACATGTACCGCGCCAGCCAGGGCATCGTGGGCGGCGAGGAGCTGCGCTCGATGCCCCTGAGCCTGCGCAGCCGGCGGCGATTGGCGTGGCTGAGCATCAATATTGTTCTCAACATCATCGCCGCCAGCGTCATCGCCTTCCACCAGGACACGCTCGAGGCGGTGATCGCGTTGGCGGTGTTCCTCCCGATCATCTCGGACATGAGTGGCTGCTCGGGCAACCAGGCGGTCGCCGTGAGCATGCGCGAGCTGACCCTGGGCGTGGCCCGGCCGCGCGACATCTTCCGCGTGCTGATGAAGGAATGCAGCGTGGGGATCATCAACGGCTTCGTGCTGGGCATCCTGATCGGCGCGGTGGCCTTCCTGTGGAAGGGCAACCTGGCGCTGAGCCTGGTCGTCGGCAGCGCGCTGGCGGCCAACACGCTGATCGCCGTGTGCATCGGCGGCGGCGTGCCGTTGCTCTTGAAGGGGTTCAAGACCGACCCCGCGCTGGCGTCGGGGCCGATCCTGACGACCATCACCGACATGTGCGGCTTCCTGATCGTGCTGACCCTGGCCAGCGCGTCGATGGCGTACCTGGCCCCAGCCCAGGCCGAGGACGGGGCCGGAGTCGGAGCCGGGGCCGGGGCCGGGAAAGCGGACGCGCCGTATTCCCAACAAGATGGCGACGCACCTTCGACCCCGGAAGGAACCCCGCCATGA
- a CDS encoding AI-2E family transporter has translation MADAKQDPDAKGPAPARQPWFTRHLWQIQPIRDILVFAAIFGVLYLGYVLRPVTVPLLLALLLAYLLEPVVCKLERSRHFTRQGAVSGILVAVVVFVAVPAALATAFAVVQGVSFAQTVVDSTDRITTVTTYVKNHEDDVLPRYDKESQTISFYAVEPASQLGEPVPAGEGPEDPAEGAVETRLNTADSRKAERAFAGLPDVLKPVVYGYARRTVDTADGSGDIDGTADTIAQLFDWGLGIIRGNAARMTDAAVQGGRITLATGLATVTSIGMLLFGLFLTGFFFYFLSTGYAKVRGFGYEVLPHQHRDQIVDLLRQMDRVVAGFVRGRITIAIIQSVIFTIAYWLIGVPAPLIFGPLVGILSIVPYVALLGIPLTITALALDNSGWFAFQGTWWWTLGAPVAVYFAGQAVDDYLLTPAIQGKATNMDTPTILFASLAGGILAGVYGLLLAIPVAACVKILLRELFWPRFHAWLKGEEKDFLPLRR, from the coding sequence TTGGCTGACGCGAAGCAAGACCCCGACGCGAAGGGCCCCGCGCCCGCCCGCCAGCCGTGGTTCACGCGGCACCTGTGGCAGATCCAGCCCATCCGAGACATCCTCGTGTTCGCCGCCATCTTCGGCGTGCTGTACCTGGGCTACGTGCTGCGCCCGGTGACGGTGCCGCTGCTGCTTGCCCTCCTGCTGGCGTACCTGCTCGAACCGGTGGTGTGCAAGTTGGAGAGGTCCAGGCACTTCACGCGGCAGGGAGCGGTGTCGGGCATCCTGGTGGCGGTCGTGGTGTTCGTGGCGGTGCCGGCGGCGCTGGCGACGGCGTTCGCGGTGGTGCAGGGCGTGAGCTTCGCCCAGACGGTCGTGGACAGCACCGACCGCATCACGACCGTGACGACCTACGTGAAGAACCACGAGGACGACGTCCTGCCGCGGTACGACAAGGAGAGCCAGACGATCTCGTTCTACGCGGTCGAGCCAGCCAGCCAGTTGGGCGAGCCCGTGCCGGCCGGCGAAGGCCCGGAGGACCCAGCCGAGGGCGCCGTTGAGACGCGCCTGAACACCGCCGACAGCCGCAAGGCCGAGCGCGCCTTCGCCGGGCTGCCCGACGTGCTCAAGCCCGTTGTCTACGGCTATGCGCGGCGGACGGTCGACACGGCCGACGGCAGCGGAGACATCGACGGCACCGCGGACACGATCGCCCAGCTGTTCGACTGGGGCCTTGGCATCATCCGCGGCAACGCCGCCCGCATGACCGACGCGGCCGTGCAGGGCGGGCGCATCACGCTGGCGACCGGGCTTGCGACGGTGACGTCCATCGGCATGCTGCTGTTCGGGCTCTTTCTGACGGGGTTCTTCTTCTACTTTCTGTCCACCGGCTACGCCAAGGTGCGCGGCTTCGGGTACGAGGTGCTGCCCCACCAGCACCGAGACCAGATCGTTGACCTGCTGCGGCAGATGGACCGCGTGGTCGCCGGCTTCGTGCGTGGGCGCATCACCATCGCGATCATCCAGAGCGTGATCTTCACGATCGCCTACTGGCTCATCGGCGTGCCGGCGCCGCTCATCTTCGGGCCGCTCGTTGGCATCCTGAGCATCGTGCCATACGTCGCGCTGCTGGGCATCCCGCTGACCATCACCGCCCTGGCGCTGGATAACAGCGGCTGGTTCGCCTTCCAGGGGACGTGGTGGTGGACGCTGGGCGCGCCCGTCGCGGTCTACTTTGCCGGCCAGGCGGTGGACGACTACCTGCTGACGCCGGCCATCCAGGGCAAGGCAACGAACATGGACACGCCCACGATCCTGTTCGCCTCGCTGGCGGGGGGCATCCTGGCGGGCGTGTACGGGCTGCTGCTGGCGATCCCCGTGGCCGCGTGCGTCAAGATCCTGCTGCGCGAGCTGTTTTGGCCGCGCTTCCACGCGTGGCTGAAGGGCGAGGAGAAGGACTTCCTGCCGCTGAGGCGGTAG
- a CDS encoding nucleotide-binding protein, whose amino-acid sequence MSECGHIAERFEGPDGKSTAVRALMEQALIAGNSELAEAVFERGELSRHKKGELLVEQDACDDDAYFILAGCVDILVNGHHVATRRAGEAVGEMAAIDCAAVRSATVTAAGDVAAWRLASSDFLDLCNTHCSMPIKLARIASDRLRERSKFHVPPNDKPVLFIGSSRESLPVTKGFKEAMKPKKAIEVIEWTADDVFLPSRYAMESLIDQVNRSDFALFVFGPDDKTESRAVLQDAVRDNVVFEMGLFIGRLGRDRVFMTKQRGMDLKIPSDLFGLEPIQFERNIKNALIDDLRPAADRLMREIQREGVIRNRMKIDDGLSNKGS is encoded by the coding sequence ATGAGCGAATGCGGTCACATCGCAGAACGGTTCGAAGGTCCAGACGGCAAGAGCACAGCGGTTCGAGCCTTGATGGAGCAGGCCCTGATCGCCGGCAATAGTGAACTAGCCGAGGCCGTGTTCGAGCGAGGCGAGCTTTCTCGACACAAGAAGGGTGAACTCCTCGTCGAGCAGGACGCGTGTGATGACGATGCCTACTTCATCCTGGCGGGATGCGTAGACATCCTGGTGAATGGCCACCATGTTGCAACCCGTCGAGCGGGTGAGGCTGTCGGCGAGATGGCGGCCATCGACTGCGCTGCTGTTCGATCGGCCACGGTTACCGCAGCGGGCGACGTCGCGGCTTGGCGGCTGGCTTCAAGCGACTTTCTTGATCTGTGCAACACGCACTGCTCCATGCCGATCAAGCTGGCCAGGATCGCATCCGATCGCCTGCGAGAACGATCGAAATTCCATGTACCACCCAATGACAAACCGGTGCTGTTCATCGGATCCTCAAGAGAGTCGTTGCCGGTCACCAAAGGCTTTAAAGAGGCCATGAAGCCAAAAAAAGCGATCGAAGTGATCGAGTGGACGGCGGACGACGTATTTTTGCCGAGTCGCTACGCGATGGAATCGCTCATCGATCAAGTCAACCGATCAGACTTCGCGTTGTTCGTTTTTGGCCCAGACGACAAAACGGAGTCTAGAGCTGTGCTGCAGGACGCAGTTCGCGATAACGTCGTTTTTGAGATGGGGTTGTTCATCGGACGGCTCGGCCGCGACAGGGTCTTCATGACGAAGCAGCGAGGCATGGATTTGAAGATCCCGTCTGACCTCTTTGGCTTAGAGCCGATTCAGTTCGAGCGCAACATCAAGAACGCCCTGATAGACGACCTGCGGCCGGCTGCCGACAGGCTCATGCGTGAGATCCAGCGAGAGGGCGTCATCAGGAATCGCATGAAGATCGACGACGGCTTGTCGAACAAAGGATCGTAA
- a CDS encoding ankyrin repeat domain-containing protein, with protein sequence MAERAVPGGWRIVALAASLGVLGLSTSVGVAWVAAVLDSPEPGQNVLLGAGTVQSGRLPGRLGGWEAAQWRQRGLTTRLIATREPIGIWQDGVVDPPRHSLAHDLPPAHETHGHQRLVEKDAGWPVRCLRVAWPVHDPGIDRRSAVVRGGIACDDLAWGFDEDQYFPGCFGGDMAYSMANGHTALPLTPLVGPLALNTVLFASGWGGLVFAAWPLLAVPAAVRRRWRRTRGRCVACGYSLEGLRLADKADPPPCPECGSTGHRPAFRVPVVVPATLAVLVVAAVLALGVEQWRTAPRTDAVFVAAERGDVTGLRQAALQGVDFAAACQSEDWGWVGVDLDGEAPLAWAAAHGMTDAVAWLLHNGSPAWTTQTRPARSYGPVMLGDAALTLAARHGQADACRMLIDDLRAAAMHDPALEARIPNLLRSAAARAALRGSPEVVALTIEAGLTRDPDWTLLPSAVTGGNARVVAMLVDAGHDPDEGGGTWGGSAVMRAYQTGQPEIFEMLLAAGGDPNTRDVDGRGLLHRAPWGPENIEPDEADRIRRTLMRRVASPEIGVDLNGASATGKTPLMEAVSRGDATLVRVLLEAGADVHATDRAGRTALQYARGGLSYQYQSGGSQIHTRTISPSPEVVVLLEAAAGGGN encoded by the coding sequence ATGGCCGAGCGTGCTGTACCTGGTGGATGGCGGATCGTGGCCCTCGCGGCCTCGCTGGGCGTGCTGGGGCTGTCGACCTCGGTGGGCGTGGCCTGGGTGGCGGCCGTCCTCGACAGCCCCGAACCCGGGCAGAACGTGCTGCTGGGCGCGGGCACGGTGCAGTCCGGCCGACTGCCCGGACGCCTGGGCGGCTGGGAGGCCGCCCAGTGGCGTCAGCGCGGCCTGACCACGCGCCTGATCGCCACCCGCGAGCCCATCGGCATCTGGCAAGATGGCGTCGTCGACCCGCCCCGGCACAGCCTGGCCCACGACCTGCCGCCGGCGCACGAAACCCACGGCCACCAGCGCCTGGTCGAGAAGGATGCCGGATGGCCCGTGCGCTGCCTGCGCGTTGCATGGCCCGTGCACGACCCGGGCATCGACCGACGGAGCGCCGTGGTGCGCGGCGGCATCGCCTGCGACGACCTGGCGTGGGGATTCGACGAGGACCAGTACTTTCCCGGCTGCTTCGGCGGCGACATGGCTTACTCGATGGCCAACGGCCACACCGCGCTGCCGCTCACGCCCCTGGTCGGGCCCCTGGCGCTCAACACCGTGCTGTTCGCGTCGGGTTGGGGTGGACTGGTATTCGCGGCGTGGCCCTTGCTTGCCGTCCCCGCGGCGGTGCGACGCCGCTGGCGGCGCACCCGCGGTCGGTGCGTGGCGTGCGGCTATAGCCTCGAGGGATTGCGGCTGGCGGACAAGGCCGACCCGCCGCCGTGCCCCGAGTGCGGTTCGACGGGCCATCGGCCTGCGTTTCGTGTGCCCGTTGTCGTTCCCGCAACGCTGGCGGTGCTCGTCGTGGCAGCGGTCTTGGCCCTGGGCGTCGAGCAATGGCGCACGGCGCCCAGGACCGACGCCGTGTTCGTCGCCGCCGAGCGTGGCGACGTGACGGGCCTGCGGCAGGCGGCGTTGCAGGGCGTGGACTTCGCGGCGGCTTGCCAGAGCGAAGACTGGGGCTGGGTGGGCGTCGACCTGGACGGCGAGGCGCCGCTGGCCTGGGCGGCGGCGCATGGCATGACAGACGCCGTGGCGTGGCTGCTTCACAATGGTTCGCCCGCATGGACCACGCAGACCAGGCCGGCCCGCTCGTACGGCCCGGTCATGCTCGGAGATGCCGCGCTGACCCTGGCCGCCCGGCACGGCCAGGCCGACGCGTGCCGCATGCTCATCGACGACCTTCGGGCAGCCGCGATGCACGATCCGGCCTTGGAGGCGCGGATCCCCAACCTGTTGCGGTCGGCCGCGGCGCGTGCGGCGTTGCGGGGCTCGCCCGAGGTGGTGGCGCTCACGATCGAAGCGGGGCTGACGCGGGATCCGGATTGGACGCTGCTGCCCTCGGCGGTGACCGGCGGCAATGCGCGCGTGGTGGCCATGCTCGTGGACGCCGGGCACGACCCCGACGAGGGCGGCGGAACCTGGGGCGGGTCGGCCGTCATGCGCGCCTACCAGACCGGCCAGCCCGAGATTTTCGAGATGCTGCTGGCCGCCGGTGGCGACCCCAACACGCGCGACGTTGACGGACGGGGGCTGCTGCATCGCGCGCCATGGGGGCCGGAGAACATCGAACCGGACGAGGCCGACCGCATCCGCCGAACGCTCATGCGCCGCGTCGCGTCGCCCGAGATCGGGGTCGACCTGAACGGCGCCAGCGCAACGGGCAAGACGCCGTTGATGGAGGCGGTCTCCCGGGGCGATGCCACGCTGGTGCGCGTGCTCCTGGAGGCTGGCGCCGACGTCCACGCGACCGACCGTGCGGGCCGAACAGCCCTGCAATACGCCCGGGGCGGACTGTCGTACCAATACCAGTCGGGCGGCTCGCAGATCCATACGCGAACGATCTCGCCCAGCCCGGAAGTCGTCGTCCTCCTCGAAGCCGCCGCGGGAGGCGGCAATTAG